Proteins encoded by one window of Esox lucius isolate fEsoLuc1 chromosome 4, fEsoLuc1.pri, whole genome shotgun sequence:
- the LOC105027168 gene encoding heterogeneous nuclear ribonucleoprotein A0, with amino-acid sequence MDSANQLCKLFVGGLNVDTDDDGLRKHFEQYGQLTDCVVVVNKQLQRSRCFGFVTYSSAEEADAAMAARPHVVDGTSVELKRAVAREDAGKPEALAKVKKIFIGGLKDDIEDEHLNEYFSQFGEIEKAEVIAEKETGKKRGFGFVHFADNDSADKAVVLKFHTINGHKVEVKKALTKQEMQAAGRGGGVGRGGRGGRGMRGGQNGFGGGRGGYDSYGGGFGGGYGGNGGGYGGGYGSGGYGGGYGGASYGGGYGDQMGGYGGGNGYSDFGSGYSQQSSGYGPMKGGNNYAGRSPAPYAPRGGAGGYNRGAYGGY; translated from the coding sequence ATGGATTCCGCAAATCAGCTTTGCAAACTTTTTGTCGGTGGATTGAACGTAGATACCGACGATGATGGGCTCCGCAAGCATTTTGAGCAGTATGGTCAGCTGACCGACTGCGTTGTGGTTGTAAATAAGCAGCTGCAGCGGTCCCGCTGTTTCGGCTTTGTAACCTACTCTAGCGCGGAGGAGGCAGACGCAGCAATGGCGGCTAGGCCACATGTCGTTGATGGCACCAGCGTGGAGTTGAAAAGAGCGGTCGCTCGTGAAGACGCCGGTAAACCCGAGGCATTAGCCAAGGTCAAGAAAATATTTATCGGTGGACTGAAAGACGACATCGAAGATGAACACCTCAATGAATATTTTTCACAGTTCGGTGAAATTGAGAAGGCCGAAGTTATCGCAGAGAAGGAAACCGGAAAGAAAAGGGGATTCGGCTTTGTTCACTTTGCTGATAACGATTCTGCCGACAAGGCCGTGGTTCTTAAATTCCACACCATCAACGGGCACAAAGTAGAAGTGAAAAAAGCCCTAACCAAACAAGAGATGCAAGCTGCAGGCCGCGGTGGTGGTGTTGgaagaggaggtagaggaggaagaGGCATGAGAGGAGGACAAAATGGCTTCGGTGGCGGCAGAGGTGGTTACGACAGCTACGGGGGCGGGTTTGGTGGGGGCTATGGAGGAAATGGCGGCGGATACGGTGGCGGCTACGGAAGTGGTGGATATGGCGGTGGTTATGGAGGCGCTAGCTACGGAGGTGGCTACGGCGACCAGATGGGAGGTTATGGTGGCGGCAATGGCTACAGTGACTTTGGCAGCGGTTACAGCCAGCAGTCCTCCGGGTATGGGCCCATGAAAGGCGGTAACAACTACGCTGGTAGGAGCCCTGCTCCGTACGCCCCCAGAGGCGGTGCGGGTGGCTACAACAGAGGGGCTTATGGCGGCTACTAA
- the LOC105027159 gene encoding heterogeneous nuclear ribonucleoprotein A0 — protein MTNQLCKLFVGGLNVETTDDGLRQHFEQYGQLTDCVVVQNQQLQRSRCFGFVTYSSAEEADAAMAARPHVVDGTNVELKRAVAREDAGRPEALAKVKKIFIGGLKDDIEDEHLNEYFSQFGAIEKAEVISDKQTLKKRGFGFVYFEDNDSADKAVVLKFHNINGHKVEVKKALTKQEMQSAGGRGGRGRGGRGMRGSQNGYDGGRGGGYGSYGGGYGGNDGGYGGYGNGGGYGNQGGYAGGYGDQMGGSYGGNGYNDFGEDYGQQSSGYGAMKGANYSGRSAAPYSRGGAGGYGRGGYSGY, from the coding sequence ATGACTAACCAACTTTGCAAGCTTTTTGTCGGAGGGTTAAATGTTGAGACCACAGACGATGGACTCCGGCAACATTTCGAGCAGTACGGCCAGTTAACCGACTGCGTAGTGGTCCAGAATCAGCAGCTACAGAGGTCCCGCTGCTTCGGCTTTGTAACATATTCAAGCGCGGAGGAGGCCGACGCAGCCATGGCGGCCAGGCCACATGTCGTCGATGGTACCAACGTGGAGTTAAAAAGGGCAGTGGCACGCGAAGACGCCGGTAGGCCAGAGGCACTCGCCAAAGTCAAGAAAATATTTATCGGTGGGCTGAAAGACGATATCGAAGACGAACATCTGAATGAGTATTTCTCTCAGTTCGGCGCAATTGAGAAGGCCGAAGTCATCAGCGACAAACAGACTCTCAAAAAACGGGGATTCGGCTTTGTCTACTTTGAAGATAATGACTCTGCTGATAAAGCTGTGGTACTGAAGTTTCACAACATTAATGGGCACAAAGTGGAGGTGAAGAAGGCTCTCACCAAACAAGAGATGCAGTCAGCTGGCGGTCGCGGTGGCCGGGGCAGAGGCGGGCGAGGAATGAGGGGGTCTCAAAATGGCTATGACGGTGGAAGAGGTGGCGGCTACGGCAGCTATGGCGGTGGCTATGGAGGGAACGATGGCGGCTACGGCGGATACGGCAACGGAGGTGGTTACGGTAACCAAGGGGGATATGCAGGAGGTTATGGAGATCAAATGGGGGGCAGTTATGGTGGGAACGGTTACAATGACTTTGGCGAAGATTACGGACAGCAGTCCTCCGGTTATGGTGCAATGAAAGGGGCTAATTATTCAGGCCGGAGCGCTGCACCGTACTCCCGTGGAGGTGCCGGTGGCTATGGCAGGGGTGGATATAGTGGTTATTAG